From Fundulus heteroclitus isolate FHET01 chromosome 14, MU-UCD_Fhet_4.1, whole genome shotgun sequence, the proteins below share one genomic window:
- the LOC118565729 gene encoding tenascin-like, with the protein MLFSVFENIRSSGVQLTAVTAPKNAEAVRASEQTETSITLQWNKVSSNTSFVLQFNGTETNISAPDGDVPVNHTVTSLSAGTKYTFMLFSVFENIRSSEVQLTAVTATKNAEAVRASEQNETSITLQWNKVSSNTSFVLRFNGTETNISAPDGNGPVNHTVSSLSAGTKYTFMLFSVFENIRSSGVQLTAVTAPKNAEAVTASEQNETSITLQWNKVSSNTSFVLQFNGTETNIRAPDGDGPVNHTVSSLSAGTKYTFMLFSVFENIRSSGVTIAAVTAPQSPENFRPATQDETSITLQWNKINNNVSFVLQFNGTETIIRAPDGHEPVTHTVSSLTARTKYTFSLFSVFENVRSSGVSITAATGPNYLVAMNFRLKSLNVLSELEINAVLTEFFKHHGLQPQFSLKVRSATPEERKSK; encoded by the exons ATGCTCTTTTCTGTGTTTGAAAACATCAGAAGCAGTGGAGTACAACTTACAGCTGTCACCG CTCCCAAAAATGCAGAAGCTGTGAGAGCATCAGAACAAACTGAGACCAGCATCACTCTGCAGTGGAATAAAGTCAGCAGCAACACCAGCTTTGTTCTCCAGTTTAATGGCACAGAGACAAACATCAGTGCACCAGATGGAGATGTACCAGTGAACCATACAGTCACATCTCTCTCTGCTGGAACTAAATACACATTCATGCTCTTTTCTGTGTTTGAAAACATCAGAAGCAGTGAAGTACAACTTACAGCTGTCACCG CTACCAAAAATGCAGAAGCTGTGAGAGCATCAGAACAAAATGAGACCAGCATCACTCTGCAGTGGAATAAAGTCAGCAGCAACACCAGCTTTGTTCTCCGGTTCAATGGCACAGAGACAAACATCAGCGCACCAGATGGAAATGGACCAGTGAACCATACAGTCTCATCTCTCTCTGCTGGAACTAAATACACATTCATGCTCTTTTCTGTGTTTGAGAACATCAGAAGCAGTGGAGTACAACTTACAGCTGTCACCG CTCCCAAAAATGCAGAAGCTGTGACAGCATCAGAACAAAATGAGACCAGCATCACTCTGCAGTGGAATAAAGTCAGCAGCAACACCAGCTTTGTTCTCCAGTTCAATGGCACAGAGACAAACATCAGAGCACCAGATGGAGATGGACCAGTGAACCATACAGTCTCATCTCTCTCTGCTGGAACTAAATACACATTCATGCTCTTCTCTGTTTTTGAGAACATCAGAAGCAGTGGCGTCACTATTGCTGCAGTTACAG CTCCTCAAAGCCCAGAAAATTTCAGACCAGCAACACAAGATGAGACCAGCATCACTCTGCAgtggaataaaataaacaacaatgtTAGCTTTGTTCTCCAGTTTAATGGCACAGAGACAATAATCCGTGCACCAGATGGACACGAACCAGTAACTCACACAGTCTCATCACTCACTGCTAGAACCAAATACACGTTCAGTCTCTTCTCTGTGTTTGAGAACGTGAGAAGCAGTGGAGTCAGCATCACAGCTGCTACTG GACCAA ATTATCTTGTTGCTATGAACTTCCGATTGAAGTCTCTGAACGTACTCTCAGAATTGGAGATAAATGCTGTTTTGACAGAG TTCTTTAAACATCACGGTTTGCAGCCACAATTTTCTCTGAAGGTTCGTTCTGCTACACCAGAAGAGAGAAAATCCAAGTAG